A genomic segment from Modestobacter roseus encodes:
- a CDS encoding ABC transporter substrate-binding protein — translation MGLVAAVTVSGCGGSGSETTGSAAGAAASTADEVRTVDHALGEAEISGTPERVVVLDTGELDTVLSLGVTPVGAVRTDASTELPGYLADAGADPDEIAEVGTIAEPNLEAIAALDPDLILSNTARHTDLYDQLQGIAPTVMGEGVGETWKQNLPVYAEALGRPEEGEELLTEYEDRAAEVGALFGEPAEVEVSIVRSVGTGSARLYGEGSFIGTVLADAGFARPELQRTDETFVEVGPEEIGRADGDLLFYSAYGEGGEAELADLTNGGLWQSMGAVQRGDAVPVDDDRWFLAIGPLGAGLVLDDLTEVAQQRS, via the coding sequence GTGGGGCTGGTCGCCGCGGTGACGGTCAGCGGCTGCGGGGGCTCCGGCAGCGAGACCACCGGGAGCGCGGCCGGGGCTGCCGCCAGCACCGCCGACGAGGTGCGCACGGTCGACCACGCCCTGGGCGAGGCGGAGATCAGCGGCACGCCGGAGCGCGTGGTCGTGCTGGACACCGGCGAGCTGGACACGGTGCTCTCGCTGGGCGTCACACCGGTCGGTGCCGTGCGCACCGACGCGAGCACCGAGCTGCCCGGCTACCTGGCCGACGCCGGCGCCGACCCCGACGAGATCGCCGAGGTCGGCACGATCGCGGAGCCGAACCTGGAGGCGATCGCCGCACTGGACCCGGACCTGATCCTGTCCAACACCGCGCGGCACACCGACCTGTACGACCAGCTGCAGGGGATCGCCCCGACGGTCATGGGCGAGGGCGTCGGGGAGACGTGGAAGCAGAACCTCCCCGTCTACGCGGAGGCGCTCGGCCGGCCGGAGGAGGGCGAGGAGCTGCTCACCGAGTACGAGGACCGGGCCGCCGAGGTGGGCGCGCTCTTCGGCGAGCCGGCGGAGGTCGAGGTGAGCATCGTGCGGTCCGTCGGCACGGGCTCGGCCCGGCTGTACGGCGAGGGCTCGTTCATCGGCACCGTGCTGGCCGACGCCGGCTTCGCCCGTCCGGAGCTCCAGCGCACCGACGAGACGTTCGTCGAGGTGGGCCCGGAGGAGATCGGCCGCGCCGACGGCGACCTGCTCTTCTACTCCGCCTACGGCGAGGGCGGCGAGGCGGAGCTGGCCGACCTCACCAACGGTGGGCTGTGGCAGTCGATGGGCGCCGTGCAGCGGGGCGACGCGGTGCCGGTCGACGACGACCGGTGGTTCCTGGCCATCGGGCCGCTGGGCGCCGGGCTGGTGCTCGACGACCTGACCGAGGTCGCCCAGCAGCGGTCCTGA
- a CDS encoding GNAT family N-acetyltransferase, which yields MAAAPTLRLVPFEPELLPRVLPWFDHPEVRRRLGGRTWPEREFALRAAARDEEFRGARVLRAHTYVAVDDAGAPVAQIGGDVHDRWTVWDPVAGRVAAEHPGRAASAAYVVDPARWGHGYGRAARRAYTAVADLADVEQFVLGIEPDNAASLRAAAAAGFRPLTTEPDAEDLVHLRLRR from the coding sequence GTGGCCGCCGCACCCACGCTCCGACTGGTGCCGTTCGAGCCGGAGCTGCTGCCCCGGGTGCTGCCGTGGTTCGACCACCCCGAGGTGCGGCGCCGGCTCGGTGGCCGCACCTGGCCGGAGCGCGAGTTCGCCCTGCGCGCCGCGGCGCGGGACGAGGAGTTCCGCGGTGCCCGCGTGCTCCGCGCGCACACCTACGTGGCGGTGGACGACGCCGGCGCACCGGTGGCCCAGATCGGCGGCGACGTCCACGACCGGTGGACCGTCTGGGACCCGGTGGCCGGACGGGTGGCCGCGGAGCACCCGGGACGTGCGGCGAGCGCGGCGTACGTCGTCGACCCGGCCCGCTGGGGTCACGGCTACGGCCGCGCGGCGCGGCGGGCCTACACCGCGGTGGCGGACCTGGCCGACGTCGAGCAGTTCGTGCTGGGCATCGAGCCGGACAACGCCGCCAGCCTGCGGGCCGCCGCGGCGGCGGGCTTCCGGCCGCTGACCACCGAGCCGGACGCCGAGGACCTGGTCCACCTCCGGCTGCGGCGCTGA
- a CDS encoding isopenicillin N synthase family dioxygenase has translation MTVVPLVDLAPWYRGDAAARRQVATDVDRALCELGVLNVTGHPVSAALTYCVREEARSFFAQPPAVKAALACFPGGRGWVPPAPPGGTGAPPDLREQFCFGPEPEPGTWPTGTPSLRPAATAFAAGCAALAAELLRVLALALDLPEDFFVARCPADAWAADLSWYPARSAVGSVAPGQLRVGAHTDDGVLALTDHQAGIGGLQVRTPDDEWVDAPAVPGALTVNAGDLLARWTGDRWRSAPHRVLPPPVEAPAEELLALALRQDADPLALVERLPTPAAGPTRYPPVTAGEFLRDRRGSVAVG, from the coding sequence ATGACGGTCGTGCCGCTGGTCGACCTGGCCCCCTGGTACCGCGGGGACGCCGCCGCTCGCCGGCAGGTGGCCACCGACGTCGACCGGGCGCTGTGCGAGCTGGGCGTCCTGAACGTCACCGGCCACCCGGTCAGCGCTGCCCTCACCTACTGCGTGCGGGAGGAGGCCCGGTCCTTCTTCGCCCAGCCGCCGGCCGTCAAGGCCGCCCTCGCCTGCTTCCCGGGCGGGCGGGGCTGGGTGCCGCCCGCCCCACCCGGCGGCACCGGTGCTCCGCCGGACCTCAGGGAGCAGTTCTGCTTCGGCCCCGAGCCCGAGCCCGGTACCTGGCCGACGGGCACCCCGAGCCTGCGCCCTGCGGCGACCGCCTTCGCCGCCGGGTGCGCCGCGCTCGCCGCCGAGCTGCTGCGGGTGCTGGCCCTGGCGCTGGACCTGCCCGAGGACTTCTTCGTGGCCCGCTGCCCCGCCGACGCCTGGGCCGCCGACCTCAGCTGGTACCCGGCCCGGTCGGCGGTCGGCTCGGTGGCGCCCGGGCAGCTGCGGGTGGGGGCGCACACCGACGACGGCGTCCTGGCCCTGACCGACCATCAGGCCGGCATCGGTGGGCTGCAGGTCCGCACCCCGGACGACGAGTGGGTCGACGCACCGGCCGTGCCGGGGGCGCTCACCGTCAACGCCGGCGACCTGCTGGCCCGCTGGACCGGCGACCGCTGGCGCTCGGCGCCGCACCGGGTGCTGCCGCCCCCGGTCGAGGCCCCGGCCGAGGAGCTGCTCGCCCTCGCGCTGCGCCAGGACGCCGACCCGCTGGCCCTGGTCGAGCGGCTGCCGACCCCGGCGGCCGGGCCCACCCGCTACCCGCCGGTGACCGCAGGGGAGTTCCTCCGGGACCGGCGAGGCTCCGTGGCCGTCGGCTGA
- a CDS encoding aldo/keto reductase, with the protein MEYTRLGTTGLQVSRICLGMMSFGDPARGGHPWSLPEEQSRELIKQAVEAGITFFDTANVYSAGSSEEITGRAIRDFADRDDVVLATKVHGRMRPGPNGGGLSRTAIIRELDASLRRLGTDHVDLYQIHRWDPATPIEETLEALDSVVRSGKVRYLGASSMWAWQFSKALHRAGEHGWHRFVSMQDHYNLLNREEEREMLPLCADEGVGVIPWSPLARGRLTRDWDVSTTRSETDEFGGKLYNDADQVIVERVAEVAEARGVPRAQVALAWLLSKPVVTAPIVGVTKDHHLRDAVAAVDLQLTEEEVARLEEPYTPHAVVGFA; encoded by the coding sequence ATGGAGTACACGCGTCTGGGCACCACCGGCCTGCAGGTCTCCCGGATCTGCCTGGGGATGATGAGCTTCGGCGACCCCGCCCGCGGCGGGCACCCGTGGAGCCTGCCCGAGGAGCAGAGCCGGGAGCTGATCAAGCAGGCCGTCGAGGCCGGGATCACCTTCTTCGACACCGCCAACGTCTACTCGGCCGGCTCCAGCGAGGAGATCACCGGCCGGGCGATCCGCGACTTCGCCGACCGGGACGACGTCGTGCTGGCCACCAAGGTGCACGGCCGGATGCGGCCGGGCCCCAACGGCGGCGGGCTGTCGCGCACCGCGATCATCCGTGAGCTCGACGCCTCGCTGCGCCGGCTGGGCACCGACCACGTCGACCTGTACCAGATCCACCGCTGGGACCCGGCCACGCCGATCGAGGAGACGCTGGAGGCGCTCGACTCGGTGGTGCGGTCGGGCAAGGTGCGCTACCTGGGCGCCTCGAGCATGTGGGCGTGGCAGTTCAGCAAGGCGCTGCACCGCGCCGGTGAGCACGGCTGGCACCGCTTCGTCTCCATGCAGGACCACTACAACCTGCTCAACCGCGAGGAGGAGCGGGAGATGCTGCCGCTCTGCGCCGACGAGGGCGTCGGGGTCATCCCGTGGAGCCCGCTGGCCCGTGGCCGGCTCACCCGCGACTGGGACGTCTCGACCACCCGGTCGGAGACCGACGAGTTCGGCGGCAAGCTCTACAACGACGCCGACCAGGTGATCGTCGAGCGGGTCGCCGAGGTCGCCGAGGCCCGCGGCGTCCCCCGCGCGCAGGTGGCGCTGGCCTGGCTGCTGAGCAAGCCGGTGGTCACCGCGCCGATCGTCGGGGTCACCAAGGACCACCACCTCCGGGACGCCGTCGCCGCGGTGGACCTGCAGCTGACCGAGGAGGAGGTGGCCCGGCTGGAGGAGCCGTACACCCCGCACGCGGTGGTCGGCTTCGCCTGA
- a CDS encoding SDR family NAD(P)-dependent oxidoreductase — protein sequence MGAGGRRVPRLRRVPDPHRPGDPGVRRRARTLSGAPDERPVAVVTGASDGIGAAAARRLHRAGWRVVAVGRSPEKTAAIGAEVGVETAVADFARLEDVRRLAADLTARLPRIDVLAGNAGATFGRPGRTVDGIEQTFQVDHLAPYLLTRLLEEPLRAGGGRVVTTSSGAHWLGGVRRGRLAGLAEVPRPYAGMLVYSRAKWANVLFTRELARRWAPDVTATSFEPGAVATSFAQASRGVAGLVFRSPLRAFMRTPAQGADTLVWLATAEEGWRDGGHHSDRSPARTLPSAADDVRARELWDLSARLVGLPA from the coding sequence GTGGGAGCGGGCGGTCGCCGCGTTCCCCGACTACGCCGAGTACCAGACCCGCACCGACCGGGAGATCCCGGTGTTCGTCGTCGAGCGCGCACGCTGAGCGGCGCACCGGACGAGCGCCCGGTCGCCGTCGTCACCGGCGCCAGCGACGGCATCGGAGCCGCGGCCGCCCGCCGGCTGCACCGCGCCGGGTGGCGGGTGGTCGCCGTCGGCCGGTCGCCGGAGAAGACCGCCGCGATCGGGGCGGAGGTCGGCGTCGAGACGGCGGTCGCCGACTTCGCCCGGCTCGAGGACGTGCGGCGGCTCGCCGCCGACCTGACCGCCCGGCTGCCGCGCATCGACGTGCTGGCCGGCAACGCCGGCGCCACGTTCGGCCGCCCGGGGCGCACCGTCGACGGCATCGAGCAGACCTTCCAGGTCGACCACCTCGCGCCCTACCTCCTCACCCGGCTGCTGGAGGAGCCGCTGCGGGCGGGCGGGGGCCGGGTGGTGACCACCTCGTCCGGGGCGCACTGGCTGGGCGGCGTCCGGCGCGGCCGGCTGGCCGGGCTCGCCGAGGTGCCCCGGCCGTACGCGGGCATGCTCGTGTACTCCCGGGCCAAGTGGGCGAACGTGCTGTTCACCCGGGAGCTGGCCCGCCGCTGGGCGCCGGACGTGACCGCCACCAGCTTCGAGCCCGGGGCGGTCGCCACCTCGTTCGCGCAGGCCTCGCGCGGGGTCGCCGGGCTGGTGTTCCGCAGCCCGCTGCGGGCCTTCATGCGCACCCCCGCCCAGGGCGCGGACACGCTGGTCTGGCTGGCGACCGCCGAGGAGGGCTGGCGCGACGGCGGCCACCACAGCGACCGGTCCCCGGCCCGGACCCTGCCCTCGGCGGCCGACGACGTCCGGGCGCGCGAGCTGTGGGACCTGTCGGCCCGGCTGGTCGGCCTGCCCGCCTGA
- a CDS encoding three-helix bundle dimerization domain-containing protein: protein MSDSASPHPSPEPPDDGVGQAVDRLVREFAGRPPATVTAVVRGARTELSGAPAGALPELVERLARQRLRAAG from the coding sequence GTGTCCGACAGCGCCAGCCCCCATCCCTCACCCGAGCCGCCCGACGACGGCGTCGGCCAGGCCGTCGACCGGCTGGTCCGCGAGTTCGCCGGCCGCCCGCCCGCGACGGTGACCGCCGTCGTCCGCGGTGCCCGCACCGAGCTCAGCGGCGCGCCGGCCGGGGCGCTGCCCGAACTGGTCGAGCGGCTGGCCCGCCAGCGGCTGCGCGCCGCCGGCTGA
- a CDS encoding DUF1801 domain-containing protein, with protein sequence MDDWFAAAGTREADLRATDALIRGAAPGIDRQLVPMGRAQVLGYGLMPYRPRSAKETTMWPLLALAAQKRHLSLYVSAVVDGAYLAEARAAQLGRVSCGRSCIRFTALDRVDAAALAQLVRDAVASTARGENGFSA encoded by the coding sequence GTGGACGACTGGTTCGCCGCCGCGGGCACCCGGGAGGCCGACCTGCGGGCCACGGATGCGCTGATCCGGGGCGCGGCGCCCGGGATCGACCGGCAGCTCGTGCCGATGGGCCGTGCCCAGGTGCTCGGCTACGGCCTGATGCCGTACCGGCCGCGGTCGGCGAAGGAGACCACGATGTGGCCGCTGCTCGCGCTGGCGGCGCAGAAGCGGCACCTCTCGCTGTACGTGTCGGCCGTCGTGGACGGCGCCTACCTGGCGGAGGCGCGGGCGGCGCAGCTCGGACGCGTGTCCTGCGGGCGGAGCTGCATCCGGTTCACGGCGCTGGACCGGGTGGACGCCGCCGCGCTGGCGCAGCTGGTGCGTGACGCCGTGGCCAGCACGGCCCGCGGGGAGAACGGTTTCTCCGCCTGA
- the ypfJ gene encoding KPN_02809 family neutral zinc metallopeptidase: MRYRESGSLDTSGVQDRRGRGGGMRGGRGVAVGGGGLGLVGVLVVVLVQVLGGGGGTGADLTSVLGELESGQTVDTGRLAESCRTGADANDSVDCAVVADVESIQDWWSGTVGGYRPAQTVFFDGAVQTGCGGASSGTGPFYCPGDEQVYIDLSFFDDLRTRFGAQGGLFVNAYVIAHEYGHHVQHLLGTTDRVQPGESGPTSGSVRLELQADCYAGAWAAHATTVPDDSGEPLIAEITEEDVQRALDTAGRIGDDFIQGELGDGTVDQESFTHGTSEQRRRWFTTGFRTGDPAQCDTFAVDDLG; this comes from the coding sequence ATGCGGTACCGGGAGAGCGGCAGCCTGGACACCTCCGGGGTGCAGGACCGGCGCGGGCGCGGCGGGGGCATGCGCGGCGGGCGGGGTGTGGCGGTCGGCGGCGGCGGCCTCGGGCTGGTCGGCGTGCTGGTCGTCGTCCTGGTGCAGGTGCTGGGTGGTGGCGGCGGGACCGGTGCGGACCTCACCAGCGTGCTCGGGGAGCTGGAGAGCGGCCAGACCGTGGACACCGGCCGGCTCGCCGAGTCCTGCCGCACCGGCGCCGACGCCAACGACTCCGTCGACTGCGCGGTGGTCGCCGACGTCGAGTCGATCCAGGACTGGTGGTCGGGCACCGTCGGCGGCTACCGGCCGGCGCAGACCGTCTTCTTCGACGGTGCCGTGCAGACCGGGTGCGGTGGGGCGTCCAGCGGCACCGGCCCCTTCTACTGCCCCGGCGACGAGCAGGTGTACATCGACCTGTCCTTCTTCGACGACCTGCGCACCCGGTTCGGCGCGCAGGGCGGGTTGTTCGTCAACGCCTACGTGATCGCCCACGAGTACGGCCACCACGTGCAGCACCTGCTGGGCACCACCGACCGGGTGCAGCCCGGGGAGAGCGGGCCCACCAGCGGCTCGGTGCGGCTGGAGCTGCAGGCCGACTGCTACGCCGGCGCCTGGGCCGCGCACGCGACCACGGTGCCCGACGACTCCGGTGAGCCGCTGATCGCGGAGATCACCGAGGAGGACGTGCAGCGGGCGCTGGACACCGCCGGGCGGATCGGCGACGACTTCATCCAGGGCGAGCTGGGCGACGGCACCGTGGACCAGGAGTCGTTCACCCACGGCACCTCCGAGCAGCGCCGCCGCTGGTTCACCACCGGGTTCCGGACCGGCGACCCGGCGCAGTGCGACACCTTCGCCGTCGACGACCTCGGCTGA
- a CDS encoding phosphoribosyltransferase — translation MPFRDRTEAGRRLAAELDHLAGADVVVVGLPRGGMVVAAEVAVALRAPLDLVVVRRIPLPAAPEVAMGAVAEGGAVVRDERVTERAGVGAEQFRSALDHEQAELTRRVQRFRGLRPRLPLAGRTAVVVDDGVATGATARAACAAVRACGAARVVLAVPVCAPGAPARLRTAADEVVVVETPEPFRAVSDAYRHFGQVGDDEVVDLLRRAVADRVGATSRRRG, via the coding sequence GTGCCCTTCCGGGACCGCACCGAGGCCGGGCGGCGGCTGGCCGCCGAGCTGGACCACCTGGCCGGCGCGGACGTCGTCGTCGTGGGCCTGCCGCGTGGCGGCATGGTCGTGGCCGCCGAGGTGGCCGTCGCACTGCGCGCTCCGCTGGACCTCGTCGTCGTGCGCCGCATCCCGCTGCCCGCCGCCCCGGAGGTCGCGATGGGGGCGGTCGCGGAGGGCGGCGCGGTGGTCCGCGACGAGCGGGTGACCGAACGGGCGGGGGTGGGCGCCGAGCAGTTCCGCTCGGCGCTCGACCACGAGCAGGCCGAGCTGACCCGGCGGGTGCAGCGCTTCCGGGGGCTGCGGCCGCGGCTGCCGCTGGCCGGGCGCACCGCGGTGGTGGTCGACGACGGCGTCGCCACCGGAGCGACCGCCCGGGCGGCGTGCGCGGCGGTGCGGGCGTGCGGCGCGGCGCGGGTCGTGCTGGCCGTCCCGGTCTGCGCGCCGGGGGCACCGGCCCGGTTGCGGACGGCGGCCGACGAGGTGGTCGTCGTGGAGACCCCGGAGCCGTTCCGCGCCGTGAGCGACGCGTACCGGCACTTCGGGCAGGTGGGCGACGACGAGGTGGTCGACCTGCTGCGCCGCGCGGTGGCCGACCGCGTCGGCGCCACGTCCCGGAGGCGCGGCTGA
- a CDS encoding nitroreductase family deazaflavin-dependent oxidoreductase: MPLDGEYQPSPEKWVRDQVELYERTGGREGNTLPGRTEPVVVYSTRGAKSGKVRKNPLMRIEHDGAYAMVASAGGAPKHPTWYFNLTAHPDQVTVQDGDQVWDGVAREVTGEEKAVWWERAVAAFPDYAEYQTRTDREIPVFVVERAR, encoded by the coding sequence ATGCCCCTGGACGGTGAGTACCAGCCCAGCCCGGAGAAGTGGGTTCGTGACCAGGTCGAGCTCTACGAGCGCACCGGTGGGCGGGAGGGCAACACCCTGCCCGGCCGCACCGAACCGGTCGTCGTCTACAGCACCCGTGGCGCGAAGAGCGGCAAGGTGCGCAAGAACCCGCTGATGCGCATCGAGCACGACGGCGCCTACGCGATGGTCGCCTCCGCGGGCGGGGCGCCGAAGCACCCGACCTGGTACTTCAACCTCACGGCGCACCCCGACCAGGTGACCGTGCAGGACGGCGACCAGGTGTGGGACGGCGTGGCCCGCGAGGTCACCGGCGAGGAGAAGGCCGTGTGGTGGGAGCGGGCGGTCGCCGCGTTCCCCGACTACGCCGAGTACCAGACCCGCACCGACCGGGAGATCCCGGTGTTCGTCGTCGAGCGCGCACGCTGA
- a CDS encoding winged helix DNA-binding domain-containing protein encodes MTSELALLRLAAQRLVGPSPRTPAEAVRWLTAVQGQDLPGAVLSVALRSGPGTRAAVTAALDEGSIVRSWPMRGTLHLTAADDLPWLLELLGPRVLAGAAGRRASLELTDADVERAREVALAALTGGRRLGRAELLAELTAGGVPTEGQRGYHVLWYLSQTGTLVLGPTADGDQQFVLLDEWVPTPRRLDREEALGELALRYFRSHGPATVKDLVRWAGCTVGDVKAGLALARPQLEPLTVDGVEHLMDPETPDRLAAAREAAGGVLLLPGFDELVLGYADRSCTVPAEHAQRIVPGNNGMFRPTVVHRGTVVAVWRTGRTKARALELEPFGELPADVRAAVEARYAALS; translated from the coding sequence ATGACGTCCGAGCTCGCGCTGCTGCGGCTGGCCGCCCAGCGGCTGGTCGGTCCGTCTCCGCGCACCCCGGCCGAGGCGGTGCGGTGGCTGACCGCCGTCCAGGGGCAGGACCTGCCCGGGGCCGTGCTGTCGGTGGCGCTGCGGTCCGGGCCCGGCACGCGGGCGGCGGTCACCGCCGCGCTCGACGAGGGCAGCATCGTCCGCTCGTGGCCGATGCGCGGCACCCTGCACCTGACCGCGGCCGACGACCTGCCCTGGCTGCTGGAGCTGCTCGGCCCCCGGGTGCTCGCCGGCGCGGCCGGTCGCCGGGCGTCCCTGGAGCTCACCGACGCCGACGTCGAGCGGGCCCGCGAGGTGGCTCTCGCCGCGCTCACCGGCGGACGCCGGCTGGGCCGGGCGGAGCTGCTGGCCGAGCTGACCGCGGGCGGGGTGCCCACCGAGGGTCAGCGCGGCTACCACGTGCTCTGGTACCTCTCCCAGACCGGCACGCTCGTGCTCGGCCCGACCGCCGACGGCGACCAGCAGTTCGTGCTGCTCGACGAGTGGGTGCCCACGCCGCGGCGGCTGGACCGGGAGGAGGCGCTCGGCGAGCTGGCGCTGCGCTACTTCCGCAGCCACGGGCCGGCCACGGTCAAGGACCTGGTGCGCTGGGCCGGCTGCACGGTGGGCGACGTCAAGGCCGGCCTGGCACTGGCCCGCCCACAGCTGGAGCCGCTGACCGTCGACGGCGTCGAGCACCTGATGGACCCCGAGACCCCCGACCGGCTGGCCGCGGCCCGGGAGGCGGCCGGCGGGGTGCTGCTGCTGCCCGGCTTCGACGAGCTGGTGCTGGGCTACGCCGACCGCAGCTGCACCGTGCCGGCCGAGCACGCCCAGCGCATCGTGCCGGGCAACAACGGGATGTTCCGGCCCACCGTGGTGCACCGCGGCACCGTCGTCGCCGTCTGGCGCACCGGCCGGACGAAGGCGCGGGCGCTGGAGCTGGAGCCGTTCGGGGAGCTGCCCGCCGACGTGCGCGCCGCGGTCGAGGCCCGGTATGCGGCGCTGTCCTGA